From Flavobacterium sp. 102, a single genomic window includes:
- a CDS encoding 3-oxoacyl-ACP synthase III family protein — MFHSKITGLGFYVPDNVVTNDDLAKIMDTNDEWIQERTGIKERRHIKRGEDTTTTMGVKAAKIAIERSGVANDDIDFIVFATISPDFYFPGPGVALQKELGLKTIGALDIRNQCSGFIYALSVADQYIKTGMYKNILVVASELQSLGLDMTDRGRGVSVIFGDGAGAAMLSREEDVSKGILSTHLHSEGEHAKELAVLAPGMGGRWVTDIIAENNPEDESYFPYMNGQFVFKNAVVRFSEVINEGLQANNLQVSDIDLLIPHQANLRISQFIQQKFKLTDDQVFNNIQKYGNTTAASIPIALTEAWEQGKIKEGDTIVLAAFGSGFTWASAIIKW; from the coding sequence ATGTTTCACTCCAAAATAACAGGTTTAGGGTTTTATGTTCCGGATAATGTGGTGACCAATGATGATTTGGCCAAAATAATGGATACCAATGACGAATGGATTCAGGAACGAACCGGCATTAAAGAAAGAAGACACATCAAAAGAGGTGAAGATACCACCACTACAATGGGCGTAAAAGCGGCCAAAATTGCTATAGAACGTTCAGGTGTTGCTAATGACGATATAGATTTTATAGTATTCGCTACTATTTCACCCGATTTTTATTTTCCCGGTCCTGGTGTGGCTTTGCAAAAAGAATTGGGATTGAAAACGATTGGTGCTTTGGACATTCGCAACCAATGTTCGGGTTTTATTTATGCCTTATCTGTTGCCGATCAATACATCAAAACCGGAATGTATAAAAATATTTTGGTTGTCGCTTCTGAGTTGCAATCTTTAGGATTAGACATGACCGATAGAGGTAGAGGTGTTTCGGTTATTTTTGGGGATGGTGCCGGAGCCGCAATGTTGAGTAGAGAGGAAGATGTGTCTAAAGGAATCTTGTCAACTCATTTGCATTCAGAAGGAGAACACGCGAAAGAATTAGCGGTTTTAGCACCCGGAATGGGCGGAAGATGGGTTACTGATATTATCGCAGAGAATAATCCGGAAGACGAAAGTTACTTTCCTTATATGAACGGACAATTTGTGTTTAAAAATGCGGTAGTTCGTTTCAGCGAAGTGATTAACGAAGGCTTGCAAGCCAATAATTTACAGGTTTCTGACATTGATTTATTGATTCCGCATCAGGCGAATTTGAGAATTTCACAGTTTATTCAGCAAAAATTCAAATTGACCGATGACCAAGTATTCAATAACATTCAAAAATATGGAAATACCACTGCGGCTTCCATTCCGATTGCTTTGACTGAAGCTTGGGAGCAAGGTAAAATCAAAGAAGGCGATACGATTGTTTTAGCGGCTTTCGGTAGTGGATTTACTTGGGCAAGTGCCATCATAAAGTGGTAG
- a CDS encoding S9 family peptidase, translated as MKLHLTLLLLVGLGFSSWAQENLNYQKPSAEILALADYDRSPSVSMDSKKEYMLLSYRNTYKTLDDLNQEEMRLGGLRINPITNISSTVTYINNLKLRKVSDKVETQVSGLPQNPRITNISWSQNEKKIGFTNTTNTGVELWVIDVVTASAKKVTNDNLNANLGNPYSWMKDNETLLVKMLPKNRAALIDNKKDLPKGPTVSTSDGSKSQNRTYQDLLKNKTDEANFDALVTSELYKVSLSGKTELFKSADIYAGESFSPDGNYLMITTILKPYSYIVPLSRFPQKSVVYDLTGREVKVVNEVPLSEVIPKGFSSVRKGKRSMNWRADKPATLSYVIALDEGDQAKKVDFRDEIFNWDAPFSAKPKSVLKTQQRFAGIIWGNETTAIAYDDWYDTRNQKTYLFNPSNPAQAPKIIWDRNSQDIYSDPGNFETKRNQYNRYVLAIENNNTYLMGDGFTKEGQFPFIDEFNLATLKSKRLYKSTFKDKKEDLQSIEDFKKGDVLVQIQSKNDFPNYYFRNIKSGKLTQITNFKNPFESIKNVYKEVIKYKRKDGVELSGTLYLPAGYDRNKKAEKLPLLIWAYPEEFKDKSSAGQSNKNPNEFTFPNYGSFIYWVTKGYAVLDDASFPIIGEGKTEPNDTFMPQLIANAEAAIDAVDNLGYINRKKVAIGGHSYGAFMTANLLTHSNLFACGIARSGAYNRTLTPFGFQSEQRNYWDVPEIYNGMSPFMNADKMKTPLLLVHGEADNNPGTFTLQSERYFQALKNLGAPVRLVLLPKESHGYAAKDNILHLLWEQDQFLEKYLKN; from the coding sequence ATGAAATTACATCTTACCCTTCTTTTATTAGTCGGATTGGGATTTTCTTCTTGGGCTCAAGAAAATCTGAATTATCAAAAACCTTCCGCTGAAATTTTGGCTTTAGCCGATTATGATCGCTCGCCTTCAGTCAGTATGGATTCTAAAAAAGAATACATGCTTTTGAGTTACCGAAATACCTATAAAACACTCGACGACCTGAATCAAGAAGAAATGCGTTTGGGTGGTTTAAGAATTAATCCGATTACTAATATCTCAAGCACCGTAACTTACATCAACAATTTGAAGTTGCGAAAAGTAAGCGACAAAGTTGAAACACAAGTTTCAGGTTTACCCCAAAATCCTCGAATCACCAACATTTCTTGGTCACAAAACGAAAAGAAAATTGGGTTTACCAACACGACAAATACCGGCGTTGAACTTTGGGTAATTGATGTCGTTACGGCTTCCGCCAAAAAAGTTACGAATGACAATTTAAATGCCAACTTAGGAAATCCATACAGTTGGATGAAAGACAATGAAACGCTTTTGGTAAAAATGTTGCCAAAAAATCGCGCTGCTTTAATCGACAATAAAAAAGACTTGCCAAAAGGACCGACGGTTTCGACCAGCGATGGTTCAAAATCACAAAACAGAACCTATCAGGATTTATTAAAAAACAAAACAGATGAAGCTAATTTTGACGCCTTAGTAACTTCGGAATTGTATAAAGTATCGTTATCAGGGAAAACAGAACTATTCAAATCGGCTGACATTTATGCCGGAGAAAGCTTCTCGCCTGACGGGAATTATTTGATGATTACGACCATTTTAAAACCTTATTCTTATATCGTTCCGCTGAGTCGTTTTCCACAAAAATCAGTCGTTTATGATCTAACCGGAAGAGAAGTTAAAGTAGTGAACGAAGTTCCATTGAGTGAAGTAATTCCTAAAGGTTTTTCATCGGTTAGAAAAGGAAAAAGAAGCATGAATTGGAGAGCTGACAAGCCGGCAACGCTTTCCTATGTTATCGCTTTAGACGAAGGAGATCAAGCCAAAAAAGTTGATTTCAGAGATGAAATTTTCAATTGGGATGCACCATTTTCGGCCAAACCAAAATCGGTTCTCAAAACCCAACAACGTTTTGCCGGAATCATTTGGGGCAACGAAACAACTGCGATTGCTTATGATGATTGGTATGATACTCGCAACCAAAAAACGTATTTATTCAATCCGTCAAATCCGGCTCAAGCACCAAAAATCATTTGGGATAGAAATTCTCAGGACATTTATTCCGATCCGGGTAATTTTGAAACCAAAAGAAACCAATACAATCGCTATGTGTTGGCCATCGAAAATAACAACACTTACTTAATGGGTGACGGTTTTACCAAAGAAGGACAATTTCCATTTATTGACGAATTCAATCTGGCTACGCTAAAATCTAAACGTTTGTATAAATCTACCTTCAAAGACAAAAAAGAGGATTTACAATCGATTGAAGATTTCAAAAAAGGCGATGTTTTGGTACAAATTCAGTCTAAAAATGACTTTCCGAATTACTATTTCAGAAACATCAAATCGGGAAAACTAACCCAAATCACCAACTTTAAAAACCCTTTTGAAAGCATTAAAAATGTTTACAAAGAAGTGATTAAATACAAAAGAAAAGACGGTGTAGAGCTATCCGGAACTTTGTATTTACCGGCCGGATATGACCGAAATAAAAAAGCGGAGAAATTACCTTTGTTAATTTGGGCTTACCCTGAAGAATTTAAAGACAAAAGCAGCGCTGGCCAAAGCAACAAAAACCCAAATGAGTTTACGTTTCCAAACTACGGCTCGTTTATCTATTGGGTAACCAAAGGTTATGCGGTGTTAGACGACGCTTCTTTCCCAATTATTGGCGAAGGTAAAACGGAACCAAACGACACTTTTATGCCACAATTAATCGCCAATGCAGAAGCAGCGATTGATGCAGTTGATAATCTAGGTTATATCAACCGTAAAAAAGTAGCGATTGGTGGTCATTCTTATGGTGCTTTTATGACGGCTAATTTATTGACACATTCTAATTTATTCGCCTGCGGAATCGCCCGAAGTGGTGCTTACAACAGAACTTTGACCCCTTTTGGTTTCCAAAGTGAGCAAAGAAATTATTGGGATGTACCGGAAATATACAATGGCATGTCGCCGTTTATGAATGCCGATAAGATGAAAACACCATTGTTATTAGTTCATGGTGAAGCCGATAACAATCCGGGCACTTTTACTTTGCAATCTGAGCGTTATTTCCAAGCGTTGAAAAATTTAGGTGCGCCGGTTCGTTTGGTATTACTACCAAAAGAAAGCCATGGTTATGCGGCCAAAGACAATATTCTTCACTTGCTTTGGGAACAAGACCAATTCCTTGAAAAGTATTTGAAAAACTAA
- a CDS encoding choice-of-anchor L domain-containing protein, with protein sequence MKKLLLIITILTVTLGFSQSVTVSTTSHSVPQLVNNVLINSPCVSATNITWSTGSNFGSTNGIGFFQNTNPNFPMQSGVVLSTGDALNAPGPNTSILNDGSAAWPGDASLEATLAAAGIPMVSSNATVLEFDFTPISPNFSFDFIFASEEYGNFQCQYSDAFAFLLTNMNTGITTNLAVVPNTNEPISVITIRDFLFNSSCGSANSQYFGSFNGGSGAAGAATNFNGQTTVMTAASVLTPGVPYHIKLVIADRLDPQSDSAIFMSSDSFNIGQDVLGQDFTLSTNTALCHGASLTLDTGLSATEYSFVWSNGESIIPNETGPSLTINQAGNYTVTYLNNNNLCQPISDSVIVEYNAEIVSPNPRDLFRCDTGAATYTYNLDSNTSRVKQGLDPLTVVTYHLSANDATNDVSPLSLAYDSTPGQVIYVRIELPNGCFTVKSFSILTAQAPTATQPQNLTLCARSQTQLNARFDLNQQSAVILNGQSTSIYTVRYFTSSNNAIDNINPITGLGNYLSTGQTIYVRVYTTSDPSCFNITSFDLIVTPLPIVDDLEDVLICSNYILQPLVNGNYFTATNGGGTMMHAGDVISETTTLYIYNQPGGPGSCGATSSFTITIIDTTDMTPDDVVNCGSYTLPSLELGKYYTGPGATGTEIPAGTVISSSQTIYYYFITVTPPVCNVDSSFTVTIIPTVEVGERANVFECSSYTLPALSLGNYFTGPNGSGTQLAAGTQITTSQTIYVFATTTGTTPCSDEDRFEVIIGLTPPQNISQCNGYTLPQLAVGNYFTGPNGTGQQIPGGTVINTSTTVYIYAQTTSGGPNCTDNLFFTLNISQPNIDTLSDVTVCESYTLPTLTNGEYYTETDGTGMQLYPGDVIIATQTLYIFKRLNSTCFNQSSFTVTINPLPAISSRSDIDICDQYVLTPLQIGSYYTGPDGTGTMIPGGTVITTSQRIYIYAISNTTPACSAQNSFEINIFSTSADVVADVTTCDSFTLPTLTPNNKYFTQSGGPNGIGTEILPGTAITTSQTIYIYKESEIRTAFSCIDENSFNVTINHTPVIPAVANVFACNSYVLNPLTVGNYYTGPNGTGTLLNAGETITSSQTVYIFARTNTTPDCTSETSFNITIFNVDNTPNVTICESYTLPALSVGNYFTGPNGTGTPLAAGTTLSTSQTIYIYALSPFTPSCADEVSFTLTIIDTPIANIVPVAQRTVCDEDGTNDGVTSFDLTSLSTTVLGTQTGSEFTVAYYATLADASNQSNAIATTTLSTVYVRVSNTLAASCFDIKPITIIVNTLPVPTPLDGVICFDSETQTLLNAYNIFSGLSTATHTFVWTNDQGVTVGTGNNYTAVLPGVYTLVATRISTGCSSEPVNVNVVASEPAVVTYTVTEDFSDSQSITVVATGQGNNFEYQLDNGSFQDNPVFENVLSGIHTITVRDKYGCGSTTIQAIVINYPKYFTPNSDGTHDTWNIPNLSNQPTANITIYDRYGKTIKQIRPSGSGWDGTYNGNMMPSDDYWFVVTYTDENQTTKEFKAHFAMKR encoded by the coding sequence ATGAAAAAGCTATTACTAATTATTACAATCTTAACAGTTACATTAGGTTTCTCACAATCTGTAACAGTGAGTACTACTAGTCATTCAGTACCACAATTGGTTAACAACGTTTTAATCAATTCCCCATGTGTATCGGCAACTAACATTACATGGAGCACTGGTTCAAATTTTGGTTCGACCAATGGTATTGGATTCTTTCAAAACACCAATCCCAATTTCCCAATGCAAAGCGGTGTCGTTTTGAGCACCGGAGATGCCTTAAATGCTCCGGGACCAAATACCTCAATTTTAAATGATGGTTCTGCTGCTTGGCCAGGAGATGCGAGTCTTGAAGCTACATTAGCAGCGGCAGGCATTCCGATGGTTTCTTCAAATGCAACCGTATTAGAATTTGACTTTACGCCAATTTCTCCCAATTTTAGTTTTGATTTTATATTTGCTTCAGAAGAATACGGAAATTTCCAATGTCAATATTCTGATGCATTTGCTTTTTTATTGACCAATATGAATACCGGAATTACTACCAATTTGGCTGTTGTTCCCAATACCAATGAACCTATCTCTGTTATAACCATTAGAGATTTTCTATTTAATTCATCTTGTGGTTCGGCTAATTCACAATATTTTGGAAGTTTTAATGGTGGTTCCGGTGCTGCAGGCGCTGCCACTAATTTTAATGGACAAACTACAGTAATGACTGCTGCTTCCGTTTTAACGCCTGGAGTACCTTATCATATTAAATTAGTGATTGCTGATAGATTAGATCCACAGTCAGATTCAGCAATTTTTATGTCCTCTGACAGTTTTAACATCGGACAAGATGTTTTAGGTCAAGATTTTACTTTATCTACCAATACCGCTTTATGTCATGGTGCAAGTTTGACTTTAGATACTGGTTTAAGTGCAACTGAATATTCGTTTGTTTGGTCAAATGGTGAAAGTATAATTCCTAACGAAACAGGCCCTTCCTTAACCATAAATCAAGCCGGAAATTACACTGTAACCTATCTGAATAATAATAATCTTTGTCAACCGATTTCAGATTCGGTAATTGTTGAATACAATGCTGAAATAGTATCGCCGAATCCAAGAGATTTGTTTAGATGTGATACAGGCGCTGCCACTTATACATACAATTTAGATTCCAATACCAGTAGAGTTAAACAAGGATTAGACCCATTAACCGTTGTAACCTATCACCTTTCTGCAAATGATGCTACAAACGACGTAAGCCCTTTGTCATTAGCATATGATAGCACACCAGGACAAGTGATTTATGTTAGAATTGAATTACCGAACGGTTGTTTTACTGTAAAGTCATTTTCTATATTAACTGCACAGGCTCCAACAGCCACACAACCACAAAATTTAACCCTTTGTGCTCGATCACAAACTCAGCTCAACGCTCGATTTGATTTAAACCAACAAAGCGCTGTAATACTGAATGGACAATCTACATCAATTTACACCGTAAGATATTTTACCTCATCAAACAATGCAATAGATAATATCAATCCAATTACGGGTTTAGGAAATTATTTATCAACCGGACAAACTATCTATGTAAGAGTGTATACAACTTCAGACCCATCATGTTTTAACATCACAAGTTTTGATTTAATTGTAACGCCATTACCTATTGTTGACGATTTAGAAGATGTATTAATTTGTTCAAATTATATTCTACAGCCTTTAGTAAATGGAAACTACTTTACTGCAACAAATGGTGGCGGTACTATGATGCATGCCGGTGATGTGATTTCAGAAACAACAACATTGTATATCTATAATCAACCCGGCGGTCCTGGCAGCTGTGGTGCTACTAGTTCTTTTACAATTACAATAATTGACACCACTGATATGACTCCGGATGATGTAGTCAATTGTGGAAGCTATACTTTACCTTCATTAGAGTTGGGAAAATACTACACTGGTCCGGGTGCAACCGGAACGGAAATTCCGGCCGGAACTGTTATCAGTTCATCTCAAACAATATATTATTATTTTATAACAGTGACACCTCCTGTTTGTAATGTTGACTCTAGTTTTACAGTTACCATTATTCCAACCGTTGAAGTTGGAGAAAGAGCTAATGTATTCGAGTGTTCTTCTTATACTTTACCTGCTTTATCTTTAGGAAATTATTTTACAGGTCCCAATGGAAGTGGAACACAACTTGCAGCAGGAACACAAATTACAACCAGTCAAACAATTTATGTTTTTGCCACTACAACCGGCACAACACCATGTAGTGATGAAGATCGTTTTGAAGTAATTATTGGATTAACTCCTCCGCAAAATATTTCACAATGTAACGGTTATACTTTACCACAATTAGCGGTTGGAAATTATTTCACTGGTCCAAATGGAACAGGACAACAAATTCCTGGTGGAACAGTAATCAACACAAGCACAACTGTATATATTTATGCACAAACTACAAGTGGAGGACCAAATTGTACCGATAATTTATTCTTTACTCTAAACATTTCGCAACCGAATATTGATACTTTAAGTGACGTAACAGTTTGTGAGAGTTATACTTTACCAACATTAACCAATGGAGAATATTATACTGAAACTGATGGTACAGGTATGCAGTTATATCCTGGTGATGTGATAATTGCAACCCAAACTCTTTATATTTTCAAAAGATTAAACAGCACTTGTTTTAATCAATCAAGTTTTACGGTTACTATAAATCCTTTGCCTGCTATAAGCTCCAGATCGGACATTGATATCTGTGACCAATATGTATTGACTCCTTTACAAATTGGTAGTTATTACACCGGTCCGGATGGAACAGGAACTATGATTCCCGGAGGAACAGTTATAACAACATCTCAGAGAATTTACATTTATGCCATTTCTAATACTACGCCGGCTTGTAGTGCCCAAAATAGTTTTGAAATAAATATTTTCTCTACCTCTGCAGATGTGGTTGCTGATGTAACAACCTGTGATAGTTTCACTTTGCCAACATTAACACCAAATAATAAATATTTTACGCAATCAGGTGGTCCAAACGGAATTGGGACAGAAATTTTACCAGGAACTGCAATTACTACTAGTCAAACCATTTATATTTATAAAGAGTCTGAAATCAGAACAGCATTCTCTTGTATTGATGAAAACTCATTCAACGTTACTATAAATCACACGCCAGTAATTCCGGCTGTGGCTAATGTTTTTGCTTGTAATTCTTATGTTTTAAACCCATTAACTGTGGGCAACTATTATACAGGTCCGAACGGAACCGGAACTTTATTAAATGCAGGTGAGACTATAACTTCATCTCAAACAGTATATATTTTTGCAAGAACAAATACAACCCCGGACTGTACAAGCGAAACCAGCTTTAACATCACAATTTTCAATGTTGATAATACCCCAAATGTAACTATTTGCGAAAGCTATACTTTACCTGCATTAAGCGTTGGTAACTATTTTACCGGACCAAATGGTACTGGAACACCTTTGGCTGCCGGAACTACATTATCAACATCGCAAACCATATACATTTATGCCCTTTCGCCTTTTACTCCAAGTTGTGCTGATGAGGTTTCATTTACGTTAACCATAATTGATACGCCTATCGCTAATATCGTTCCGGTTGCTCAAAGAACAGTATGTGATGAAGACGGCACAAATGATGGTGTAACTTCTTTTGATTTAACAAGTTTGTCAACTACCGTTTTAGGAACCCAAACCGGCAGCGAGTTTACGGTTGCCTACTACGCAACTTTAGCTGATGCTTCAAACCAATCCAATGCTATTGCAACTACTACACTTTCTACAGTATATGTTAGAGTTAGCAATACCTTAGCAGCAAGCTGTTTTGATATCAAACCAATAACAATTATTGTAAATACTTTACCTGTTCCAACACCGCTGGATGGCGTAATCTGTTTTGACAGTGAAACACAAACACTTTTAAATGCTTACAATATCTTTAGTGGACTCAGTACAGCAACACATACTTTTGTTTGGACAAATGATCAAGGAGTAACAGTTGGAACCGGAAATAATTACACCGCAGTATTACCGGGAGTTTATACCTTAGTCGCTACTCGAATCTCAACAGGATGTAGTTCAGAACCTGTTAATGTGAACGTTGTTGCCTCTGAACCAGCTGTTGTCACCTATACTGTTACAGAAGATTTTTCAGATTCACAATCTATTACTGTTGTTGCTACCGGTCAAGGAAACAATTTTGAATACCAATTGGACAATGGTTCGTTCCAAGACAATCCGGTTTTTGAAAATGTTTTGTCTGGCATACATACTATCACTGTGAGAGATAAATATGGTTGTGGTTCAACTACCATTCAAGCTATAGTAATCAACTATCCTAAATACTTCACACCAAATAGTGATGGAACCCACGACACTTGGAATATCCCAAATTTATCAAACCAACCAACAGCCAATATTACAATCTATGACCGATATGGAAAAACGATTAAACAAATAAGACCAAGCGGAAGTGGTTGGGACGGAACTTACAACGGAAATATGATGCCTTCAGATGATTATTGGTTTGTAGTTACTTATACCGATGAAAATCAAACAACAAAAGAATTCAAGGCGCATTTTGCCATGAAACGATAA
- a CDS encoding TonB-dependent receptor domain-containing protein translates to MKFKLLFLLVVCNFSILMAQVPSTNGPGVITGKVIDKNSKQPIPYVNVSILEDAKIITGGITLENGNFSIKGLALKKYTVEIQFIGYKKVTQAVTLSESDKTINLNTISIEEEAVQLAGVEIVKERSTIEQKIDRKVVNVGKDLIASGNTASEIMNNIPTVSVDPQTKELSLRGNSNVRVLIDGKPSNIDAAQLLQQIPSSSIKQIELITNPSAKYNPEGMSGIINIILHKNSQEGFNGSINSGVTFGVTPKVNSALNLNYKVGKVNFYTNYGFNHGQNENDGYINSFRPLLENNQKFGGSNLNTSHLIKLGMDYFINEKNTISFYTNQNIVNGGGNGFTFADYENSLLRDSRQTSDSDTENYTQTYDVAYKHDFTKKGETFDFQANFSTTKSPEITDYEFTQTNPTSTRFTNNDIERDTDYLQINLDYVNPLSETVKLEIGAETRLQKITNDFDETISEPSESYNRQGNSAFEFTRNIHSFYANLGKQWKKWSVQAGVRLEQYEIDGDFENVVTSSNPTENINDQSNIKDDIFSVYPSVFFNYKASDKDSFNFNYSRRVDRPSIGQISPIREWTTPLVESRGNPSLEPQFTNSFEVNYTRITKIGSITSGVFYRQINDEIGRIIYKNPDNNNQDIISYDNFDDNSAVGAEVSANLKLTPWWSVNASSDAYFKKVRGTVQNANTQEQERAEADVVIFNARINNNFVATKKLRFNLFAMYRGKDLGLQFERKPMYKMDIGSTYTILKGKGSITARVNDVFETMHFAFDGSIPYRQVGAFYWESQTFYVGFNYMFGGGKNSAMQRKQRDQNETQGSGGLL, encoded by the coding sequence ATGAAATTTAAATTATTATTTCTTTTAGTAGTCTGTAATTTTTCTATTCTAATGGCTCAAGTTCCATCAACTAACGGTCCTGGTGTAATCACCGGAAAAGTAATAGACAAAAACAGCAAACAACCTATTCCCTATGTGAATGTATCGATTTTAGAAGATGCAAAAATCATCACCGGTGGAATTACTCTGGAAAATGGAAACTTTTCTATCAAAGGTTTGGCTTTAAAAAAATACACCGTTGAAATTCAATTTATTGGATATAAAAAAGTGACCCAAGCAGTTACTTTGTCAGAAAGCGACAAAACCATTAACTTAAACACTATTTCAATTGAAGAAGAAGCAGTACAATTAGCCGGTGTTGAAATTGTAAAAGAACGTTCTACTATCGAGCAAAAAATTGACAGAAAAGTGGTTAATGTTGGTAAAGATTTAATTGCTTCCGGAAATACAGCTTCTGAAATTATGAATAATATTCCAACCGTAAGTGTTGATCCGCAAACGAAAGAATTGAGTTTAAGAGGAAACTCCAACGTAAGAGTATTGATTGACGGAAAACCATCTAACATTGACGCTGCTCAATTGCTACAACAAATCCCGTCATCTTCTATCAAACAAATTGAGTTGATTACCAATCCTTCTGCCAAATACAATCCTGAAGGAATGAGTGGTATCATCAACATTATTTTACACAAAAACTCGCAAGAAGGTTTTAACGGAAGCATCAATTCCGGTGTCACTTTTGGAGTAACTCCGAAAGTAAATTCGGCTTTGAATCTTAATTATAAAGTAGGAAAAGTGAATTTCTACACTAATTATGGTTTCAATCATGGTCAGAATGAAAACGATGGTTATATCAACAGTTTCAGACCTCTTTTGGAAAACAATCAAAAATTTGGTGGTTCAAACTTGAATACTTCTCATCTGATTAAATTAGGTATGGATTATTTTATCAATGAAAAAAATACCATTTCCTTTTACACCAATCAAAACATTGTAAATGGCGGTGGGAATGGCTTTACATTTGCTGACTATGAAAATTCATTGTTGAGAGATTCAAGACAAACTTCTGATTCTGACACTGAAAACTATACGCAAACTTATGATGTTGCTTACAAACATGATTTTACTAAAAAGGGGGAAACTTTCGATTTCCAAGCCAACTTTTCTACTACAAAAAGTCCTGAAATAACGGATTATGAATTCACTCAAACCAATCCAACTTCAACCAGATTCACCAACAACGATATTGAGCGTGATACTGATTATTTGCAAATCAACTTGGATTATGTAAACCCGTTATCGGAAACCGTTAAATTGGAAATTGGTGCCGAAACGCGTCTTCAAAAAATCACCAATGATTTTGACGAAACCATCAGCGAACCTTCTGAATCTTATAACAGACAAGGGAATTCTGCTTTTGAATTCACCAGAAATATCCATTCGTTTTATGCAAACCTAGGAAAGCAATGGAAAAAATGGAGTGTTCAAGCCGGAGTAAGATTAGAACAATATGAAATCGACGGTGATTTTGAAAATGTCGTGACTTCCTCAAATCCGACAGAAAACATTAATGACCAAAGTAATATTAAAGACGATATCTTCTCGGTTTATCCATCGGTATTCTTCAATTATAAAGCGAGTGATAAAGACTCTTTTAACTTTAATTATTCAAGACGTGTTGACCGACCAAGCATCGGACAAATCAGCCCGATTAGAGAATGGACAACACCATTGGTAGAATCAAGAGGAAATCCTTCATTGGAACCGCAATTCACCAACTCTTTTGAAGTAAACTACACCAGAATTACCAAAATCGGTTCTATTACTTCGGGTGTTTTCTACAGACAAATCAATGATGAAATCGGTAGAATCATTTATAAAAACCCTGACAACAACAATCAAGATATCATTTCTTATGACAATTTTGATGACAATAGTGCTGTTGGCGCGGAAGTTTCTGCCAACTTAAAATTAACACCGTGGTGGTCAGTGAATGCCAGTAGTGATGCTTATTTCAAAAAAGTGAGAGGGACGGTTCAAAACGCCAATACCCAAGAACAAGAAAGAGCAGAAGCCGATGTAGTTATCTTCAACGCAAGAATTAACAACAACTTTGTAGCGACCAAAAAATTAAGATTCAATTTATTTGCGATGTACAGAGGAAAAGATTTAGGATTACAGTTTGAAAGAAAACCTATGTATAAAATGGATATTGGCTCAACTTATACTATTCTGAAAGGAAAAGGAAGTATCACAGCCAGAGTAAATGACGTTTTTGAAACGATGCATTTTGCTTTTGACGGAAGTATTCCTTATCGTCAAGTCGGAGCCTTTTACTGGGAAAGTCAAACATTCTACGTAGGATTCAATTATATGTTTGGTGGCGGTAAAAATAGTGCTATGCAACGCAAGCAAAGAGATCAAAACGAAACACAAGGTAGTGGTGGCCTTTTATAA